Proteins from a single region of Anastrepha ludens isolate Willacy chromosome 5, idAnaLude1.1, whole genome shotgun sequence:
- the LOC128865388 gene encoding uncharacterized protein LOC128865388 isoform X3, with the protein MENAFNLPTISLPVQQNIKDEPGFDMSASATAIGQQFDTYRNTYQLSPAQMSPLSPESNRNATPSPISLGTNGAYTEQLCTLMQVSTLQAANCQMHEFVFNEQENHGLGYDAGMMNTYNNNTNHAATNHNFCGTIRNNTSGGCFERINNAGTCAPTAHNVQIAESQPQLHNLVSEKERIERIKKDLMQTPITLMQSSPQATVPLQIGGHENANIDFFQ; encoded by the exons atggAGAATGCTTTCAATTTGCCCACGATTTCACTACCGGTACAGCAGAATATCAAAGATGAACCAG GTTTTGACATGTCAGCAAGCGCAACCGCAATTGGCCAGCAGTTCGATACATATCGAAACACCTATCAATTGTCACCGGCACAGATGTCGCCATTGTCCCCAGAAAGCAACCGCAATGCAACGCCATCGCCGATCTCATTGGGCACCAACGGAGCTTACACGGAGCAACTGTGCACTTTGATGCAGGTCAGTACTCTCCAGGCTGCAAACTGTCAGATGCATGAATTCGTATTTAATGAACAAGAAAACCATGGATTGGGCTATGACGCCGGCATGATGAATACttacaataacaacacaaaTCACGCAGCAACGAACCACAATTTTTGTGGAACCATACGTAATAATACCAGCGGTGGCTGCTTTGAGCGCATCAACAATGCCGGCACTTGCGCTCCAACAGCGCACAATGTCCAGATTGCAGAGTCACAGCCACAGCTGCACAACCTAGTTTCAGAAAAGGAACGGATTGAAAGAATTAAAAAGGATCTCATGCAAACACCAATAACGTTAATGCAGTCTTCTCCACAAGCAACGGTCCCTTTACAGATTGGTGGTCATGAGAATGCCAATAtcgattttttccaataa
- the LOC128865057 gene encoding DNA-directed RNA polymerase II subunit RPB11 isoform X2 translates to MLHQLSSLFYCTRAKRSKIIKELDTKVTNAAIFTVNKEDHTLGNMIRNQLLKDPNVLFAGYKVPHPLEHKFVIRIQTTSDYSPHEAFMNAITDLLAELSLFEERFKEAIKEKKEGGD, encoded by the exons atgctcCACCAACTTTCGAGTCTTTTTTATTGTACGAGGGCGAAAAGAAGTAA AATCATCAAAGAGTTGGACACAAAAGTCACCAATGCCGCTATTTTCACAGTCAATAAGGAGGATCACACACTTGGCAATATGATTAGAAA TCAGCTTTTGAAGGATCCCAATGTTCTGTTTGCTGGTTATAAAGTGCCACATCCGTTGGAGCACAAATTTGTTATCCGTATACAAACTACTTCTGATTACTCTCCGCATGAAGCTTTTATGAATGCTATAACTGACTTGTTAGCGGAACTTTCATTGTTCGAAGAGCGATTTAAg GAAgcaattaaggaaaaaaaagaGGGTGGTGACTAA
- the LOC128865057 gene encoding DNA-directed RNA polymerase II subunit RPB11 isoform X1 → MNAPPTFESFLLYEGEKKIIKELDTKVTNAAIFTVNKEDHTLGNMIRNQLLKDPNVLFAGYKVPHPLEHKFVIRIQTTSDYSPHEAFMNAITDLLAELSLFEERFKEAIKEKKEGGD, encoded by the exons atgaatgctcCACCAACTTTCGAGTCTTTTTTATTGTACGAGGGCGAAAAGAA AATCATCAAAGAGTTGGACACAAAAGTCACCAATGCCGCTATTTTCACAGTCAATAAGGAGGATCACACACTTGGCAATATGATTAGAAA TCAGCTTTTGAAGGATCCCAATGTTCTGTTTGCTGGTTATAAAGTGCCACATCCGTTGGAGCACAAATTTGTTATCCGTATACAAACTACTTCTGATTACTCTCCGCATGAAGCTTTTATGAATGCTATAACTGACTTGTTAGCGGAACTTTCATTGTTCGAAGAGCGATTTAAg GAAgcaattaaggaaaaaaaagaGGGTGGTGACTAA
- the LOC128865387 gene encoding radial spoke head protein 9 homolog — translation MNIEYFNEGLECLMFCGQKLTPEQKVLIENSLIVLQKENRFSGMHFWGRINAITRDYFIAFGHTQDCLKDRKYFYTVDGYQWMLLPFVHSPKIFQATILCREPFIGDPILITTVELDPTFEIDPNQVISANFSGKVRLKEEERLAAIVFIITEESAVCPRGALYKLTDGRVVPNQMFRGLNDLQAKNISNYQILRLPRCELKHNLLKRSDYNYAIDFLDCIADVIPLRQAFSLNLMRNERLVIIKSCLWPGMTFFHKLSSRKHGFLYFGDGKKNYDLLFMY, via the exons atgaatattgaatatttcaatgaaggcCTCGAATGCCTTATGTTTTGCGGTCAAAAACTTACTCCCGAGCAGAAGGTTCTAATTGAAAACTCGCTTATTGTTCTGCAAAAAGAAAATCGATTCTCTGGCATGCACTTCTGGGGCCGCATTAATGCCATAACTAGAGACTACTTCATCGCATTCGGCCATACCCAGGACTGCCTAAAAGACCGTAAATATTTCTATACGGTTGATGGATATCAATGGATGCTGTTGCCATTTGTGCAtagcccaaaaatcttccaagCGACTATTTTATGTCGCGAGCCTTTTATTGGTGATCCAATTCTTATCACAACAGTGGAACTG GATCCAACTTTCGAAATCGATCCAAATCAGGTGATCTCTGCGAATTTCTCGGGAAAAGTTAgattaaaagaagaagaacgtCTCGCAGCCATAGTATTTATCATTACCGAGGAAAGTGCAGTCTGCCCACGCGGCGCACTTTATAAGCTTACTGATGGACGTGTTGTACCTAACCAAATGTTTCGCGGCCTTAACGACCTACAAGCCAAAAACATTTCCAACTACCAAATACTTCGCCTTCCTCGCTGTGAATTAAAGCACAATTTGCTAAAACGCAGTGATTATAACTACGCCATCGACTTTCTGGACTGTATAGCCGATGTGATACCGTTACGTCAAGCTTTCTCCTTGAACTTAATGCGGAACGAACGTTTAGTAATTATAAAATCTTGCCTATGGCCAGGTATGACATTTTTTCATAAGTTGAGCTCGCGCAAACatggttttctttattttggcgaCGGCAAGAAAAACTACGACCTACTTTTTATGTACTAG
- the LOC128865386 gene encoding putative E3 ubiquitin-protein ligase UBR7 produces MDPEQTRNPLEESSVTMVDVLQEERELEEEYNAVLGASDENCCTYSRGSIKRQALYSCLTCCPDALADLDKCAGICLACSYRCHENHELIELYTKRNFRCDCPTERFAGQNRCLLNSEMTALQVRNAENLYNQNFQGLYCKCRRPYPDPERTTEEVMLQCTVCEDWFHVHHLDAPASAAKIAETDVCGEMICCDCMQKHTFLQDYTGLALQMPDDPDVSVANVKVVADTSLREENDNKLHSDLDKSISDIMNMTEIKTAASAESGQSSCEPSEAVEKCTEDICSKAKRRKVENDQEFNEQTEEHCRRPRRKQEYPGGPTFWTNDWRAALCQCSQCLALYKSEKVEYLLDTEDSAKSYEERGKQRGATESTYEQGIRALASIGRVQQIDAITEYNRMKDKLKEYLQTFAVTKKVVTEADINRFFTEMRNEKNAGIGQPHFCR; encoded by the exons ATGGATCCGGAACAGACGAGGAATCCCTTAGAGGAGTCCAGCGTTACAATGGTTGATGTTTTGCAAGAAGAACGCGAATTGGAAGAGGAATATAATGCCGTGCTTGGTGCATCCGATGAAAATTGTTGCACATACTCCCGAGGTTCGATTAAACGGCAAGCCCTCTACTCTTGCTTGACTTGTTGTCCAGATGCTCTCGCGGACTTGGATAAGTGTGCTGGAATTTGTTTAGCATGTTCTTATCGCTGTCACGAAAATCACGAGCTCATCGAGTTATATACTAAGCGTAATTTTCGATGTGATTGCCCTACAGAACGCTTTGCAGGTCAAAACCGCTGTTTGCTTAATTCAGAGATGACTGCGCTACAAGTGCGCAATGCCGAAAATTTGTATAACCAAAACTTTCAGGGCTTATACTGCAAGTGTCGCCGGCCCTACCCGGATCCAGAGCGGACAACAGAAGAGGTGATGTTGCAGTGTACTGTTTGTGAGGATTGGTTTCACGTCCATCATTTAGATGCGCCAGCATCGGCAGCAAAGATAGCAGAGACCGATGTCTGTGGGGAAATGATTTGTTGCGATTGCATGCAAAAGCACACATTCTTGCAGGACTACACAGGACTGGCGCTACAAATGCCAGATGATCCAGACGTTTCCGTGGCTAATGTGAAAGTAGTTGCCGATACTTCTTTGCGTGAGGAGAATGACAACAAGTTGCATTCAGATTTAGATAAGAGCATATCGGACATAATGAATATGACTGAGATCAAAACAGCAGCGTCTGCAGAAAGTGGGCAATCGTCATGTGAGCCAAGTGAAGCCGTTGAGAAATGTACCGAGGATATTTGTTCAAAAGCTAAACGGCGGAAGGTTGAAAACGACCAAGAATTTAATGAGCAGACAGAAGAACACTGCCGACGCCCTAGAAGAAAACAAGAGTACCCAGGAG GTCCTACATTTTGGACCAATGACTGGCGAGCAGCATTATGCCAATGTTCTCAATGCTTGGCTTTATATAAATCCGAAAAAGTCGAGTACTTATTGGACACAGAAGACTCAGCAAAATCTTACGAAGAGCGAGGCAAGCAACGCGGGGCAACTGAATCCACATATGAACAAGGTATACGTGCCTTGGCTTCCATTGGTCGGGTGCAGCAAATAGACGCTATAACCGAGTACAACCGCATGAAAGATAAATTGAAAGAGTATTTACAAACGTTCGCTGTTACCAAAAAAGTCGTCACTGAGGCTGACATTAATCGTTTTTTTACTGAGATGCGCAACGAAAAAAATGCAGGCATAGGACAGCCACACTTTTGTCGCTAG
- the LOC128865388 gene encoding uncharacterized protein LOC128865388 isoform X2, with the protein MENAFNLPTISLPVQQNIKDEPAGFDMSASATAIGQQFDTYRNTYQLSPAQMSPLSPESNRNATPSPISLGTNGAYTEQLCTLMQVSTLQAANCQMHEFVFNEQENHGLGYDAGMMNTYNNNTNHAATNHNFCGTIRNNTSGGCFERINNAGTCAPTAHNVQIAESQPQLHNLVSEKERIERIKKDLMQTPITLMQSSPQATVPLQIGGHENANIDFFQ; encoded by the exons atggAGAATGCTTTCAATTTGCCCACGATTTCACTACCGGTACAGCAGAATATCAAAGATGAACCAG CAGGTTTTGACATGTCAGCAAGCGCAACCGCAATTGGCCAGCAGTTCGATACATATCGAAACACCTATCAATTGTCACCGGCACAGATGTCGCCATTGTCCCCAGAAAGCAACCGCAATGCAACGCCATCGCCGATCTCATTGGGCACCAACGGAGCTTACACGGAGCAACTGTGCACTTTGATGCAGGTCAGTACTCTCCAGGCTGCAAACTGTCAGATGCATGAATTCGTATTTAATGAACAAGAAAACCATGGATTGGGCTATGACGCCGGCATGATGAATACttacaataacaacacaaaTCACGCAGCAACGAACCACAATTTTTGTGGAACCATACGTAATAATACCAGCGGTGGCTGCTTTGAGCGCATCAACAATGCCGGCACTTGCGCTCCAACAGCGCACAATGTCCAGATTGCAGAGTCACAGCCACAGCTGCACAACCTAGTTTCAGAAAAGGAACGGATTGAAAGAATTAAAAAGGATCTCATGCAAACACCAATAACGTTAATGCAGTCTTCTCCACAAGCAACGGTCCCTTTACAGATTGGTGGTCATGAGAATGCCAATAtcgattttttccaataa
- the LOC128865388 gene encoding uncharacterized protein LOC128865388 isoform X1, with the protein MNRDLGLNLNYQSISMENAFNLPTISLPVQQNIKDEPAGFDMSASATAIGQQFDTYRNTYQLSPAQMSPLSPESNRNATPSPISLGTNGAYTEQLCTLMQVSTLQAANCQMHEFVFNEQENHGLGYDAGMMNTYNNNTNHAATNHNFCGTIRNNTSGGCFERINNAGTCAPTAHNVQIAESQPQLHNLVSEKERIERIKKDLMQTPITLMQSSPQATVPLQIGGHENANIDFFQ; encoded by the exons ATGAACAGAGATTTGGGCTTAAACTTAAATTATCAAAGCATTT caatggAGAATGCTTTCAATTTGCCCACGATTTCACTACCGGTACAGCAGAATATCAAAGATGAACCAG CAGGTTTTGACATGTCAGCAAGCGCAACCGCAATTGGCCAGCAGTTCGATACATATCGAAACACCTATCAATTGTCACCGGCACAGATGTCGCCATTGTCCCCAGAAAGCAACCGCAATGCAACGCCATCGCCGATCTCATTGGGCACCAACGGAGCTTACACGGAGCAACTGTGCACTTTGATGCAGGTCAGTACTCTCCAGGCTGCAAACTGTCAGATGCATGAATTCGTATTTAATGAACAAGAAAACCATGGATTGGGCTATGACGCCGGCATGATGAATACttacaataacaacacaaaTCACGCAGCAACGAACCACAATTTTTGTGGAACCATACGTAATAATACCAGCGGTGGCTGCTTTGAGCGCATCAACAATGCCGGCACTTGCGCTCCAACAGCGCACAATGTCCAGATTGCAGAGTCACAGCCACAGCTGCACAACCTAGTTTCAGAAAAGGAACGGATTGAAAGAATTAAAAAGGATCTCATGCAAACACCAATAACGTTAATGCAGTCTTCTCCACAAGCAACGGTCCCTTTACAGATTGGTGGTCATGAGAATGCCAATAtcgattttttccaataa